A part of Sulfurimonas sp. HSL-1716 genomic DNA contains:
- a CDS encoding EscU/YscU/HrcU family type III secretion system export apparatus switch protein encodes MNSDKAVALKYDKKDTAPKVVASGKGELAQKIIQKAKEYNVPIFSNPELASSLINLELDHEIPVQLYQAVADVFIWLMKNESKAQAPS; translated from the coding sequence ATGAACAGCGATAAAGCCGTAGCACTCAAATACGACAAAAAAGATACGGCCCCAAAAGTAGTAGCTTCGGGAAAAGGCGAACTCGCACAAAAAATAATCCAAAAAGCAAAAGAGTATAACGTTCCCATTTTTTCAAATCCGGAGCTTGCCTCCTCTTTGATAAATCTGGAGCTGGATCACGAGATACCCGTGCAGTTATATCAGGCGGTAGCCGATGTATTTATATGGCTGATGAAAAACGAATCCAAAGCGCAGGCACCGTCATGA
- a CDS encoding tetratricopeptide repeat protein, whose protein sequence is MLKQAHEAYNKQDFKTAFDMYTKLSQEGDAEAQTSLAFMYQNAQGCEQDLQKAVELYTQAAENKQPYALYNLALFYANGLHGVPFDQYKAHQLFLEAAVREVPPAMYEAAVMLEKGVGCVGNFSEAAFWYEEAAKRGHLEAFNNLGVLYKDGHGVMKDDRRAFICFSRAAEGELKEGLYNLGLLYDQGIGCEEDHDKALDLCRKAAYKGHPKAKEIIKSLQEDGKIVF, encoded by the coding sequence ATGCTAAAACAGGCACATGAAGCTTATAACAAACAAGATTTCAAGACTGCGTTTGATATGTATACGAAACTAAGCCAAGAAGGGGACGCGGAAGCGCAGACTTCGCTGGCTTTCATGTACCAAAATGCACAAGGGTGCGAACAGGATCTGCAAAAAGCCGTAGAACTTTATACGCAGGCAGCAGAAAACAAACAGCCTTATGCCCTGTACAACCTCGCACTTTTTTATGCGAACGGTCTTCACGGCGTACCCTTTGACCAATACAAAGCGCATCAGCTTTTCTTAGAAGCAGCCGTCAGGGAAGTTCCGCCTGCGATGTATGAAGCGGCGGTCATGCTCGAAAAAGGGGTCGGCTGCGTCGGCAACTTCAGCGAAGCAGCGTTTTGGTATGAAGAAGCGGCAAAACGCGGACATCTGGAAGCCTTTAACAATCTAGGCGTCTTGTACAAAGACGGCCATGGGGTGATGAAAGACGACAGAAGAGCTTTCATCTGTTTTTCACGCGCGGCAGAAGGGGAGCTTAAAGAGGGTCTTTACAACCTCGGACTTCTTTATGATCAGGGTATCGGATGCGAAGAGGACCACGACAAAGCACTTGACCTGTGCAGAAAAGCGGCATACAAAGGGCATCCAAAAGCAAAAGAGATCATCAAATCCCTTCAAGAAGACGGAAAGATAGTCTTTTAA
- the ribE gene encoding riboflavin synthase: MFTGLIREMAEVKSLSGSTLTLRAKYKAGIGDSIAINGACLTVTKVNSDGFSVELSPESQKILAMENYKSRVHIEPAMSMGDKFEGHIVQGHVDTVGTIKSIKNNGNSYDVFIDIDKKFISYVVPKGSITIDGVSLTINEVFKDSFRLTIIPHTMKETLFATYKTGSHVNIETDMFARYVAHILKHQASSPSWDDFDKISSLY, from the coding sequence TTGTTTACAGGACTCATACGCGAAATGGCAGAAGTCAAAAGCCTCTCGGGAAGCACTCTTACGCTCCGCGCAAAATATAAAGCCGGTATCGGCGACTCTATCGCTATAAACGGTGCCTGTCTCACTGTCACAAAGGTGAACAGCGACGGTTTTAGCGTAGAGCTTTCCCCCGAAAGCCAAAAGATACTGGCGATGGAAAACTACAAAAGCAGAGTCCATATAGAGCCTGCCATGAGCATGGGCGACAAATTTGAAGGGCATATCGTACAGGGCCATGTCGACACCGTAGGAACGATAAAATCCATCAAAAACAACGGCAACAGCTATGACGTCTTTATAGATATCGACAAAAAATTTATCTCTTACGTCGTTCCAAAAGGTTCCATCACGATCGACGGAGTAAGTCTTACGATAAACGAAGTGTTCAAAGACTCCTTCAGACTTACGATCATACCCCATACGATGAAAGAAACCCTGTTTGCAACCTACAAAACCGGCTCACACGTAAACATAGAAACGGATATGTTCGCACGCTACGTCGCGCATATACTCAAACATCAAGCGTCCTCTCCTTCCTGGGACGACTTCGACAAGATAAGTTCGCTCTACTAA
- the rd gene encoding rubredoxin, whose protein sequence is MKKYICTTCDYIYDPEIGDEEGGIPPGTVFEDLPDDWVCPDCGDSKEVFEPLED, encoded by the coding sequence GTGAAAAAATATATCTGTACCACCTGTGATTATATTTACGACCCAGAGATCGGTGATGAAGAGGGAGGCATCCCTCCCGGAACCGTTTTTGAAGATCTGCCGGATGACTGGGTCTGTCCGGACTGCGGTGATTCGAAGGAAGTTTTCGAGCCTTTGGAGGATTAA
- a CDS encoding RimK/LysX family protein has protein sequence MTDKKIVGRKELISIIDLQLYDLDAKVDTGADSNALHCDDIFIDEDNFVHFTLLDEVHPSYHGKKMKMPVHKIKKVKSSNGIIQERASIKVSVKFFGKRYKTVISLTNRADMKYPMLIGRKFLTNKFLVDVSKEYLTQQA, from the coding sequence ATGACCGATAAAAAGATAGTGGGAAGAAAAGAGCTGATCTCGATCATCGATCTACAACTCTATGATCTGGACGCAAAGGTCGATACGGGCGCGGATTCAAACGCTCTGCATTGCGACGACATTTTTATCGATGAAGACAACTTCGTGCATTTCACGCTCTTGGACGAAGTTCATCCCTCCTATCATGGCAAAAAAATGAAGATGCCAGTTCATAAAATAAAAAAAGTAAAAAGCTCTAACGGCATCATACAAGAAAGAGCATCCATAAAGGTCTCGGTCAAATTCTTCGGCAAAAGATACAAGACCGTAATATCTCTGACAAACCGTGCAGATATGAAATATCCGATGCTCATAGGCAGAAAATTTTTGACGAACAAATTTTTAGTCGACGTCTCCAAAGAGTACCTGACACAACAAGCATAA
- the mnmG gene encoding tRNA uridine-5-carboxymethylaminomethyl(34) synthesis enzyme MnmG, protein MNYDVIVVGAGHAGVEASLAAARMGHKTLLLTMLAEQVGATSCNPAVGGLAKGHLVRELDALGGEMGLITDEAGIQFRILNQTKGPAVRGTRAQIDMDKYRIIARNKILHTPNMELKQETVEALIFDGDTVVGVRTELFHEYMAKRVILTTGTFLKGVIHIGEYQKSAGRFGEFSAENLSESLKSRDVRVGRLKTGTCARIDSSSIDFSVMEEQPGDDVPTPFSFRTDREEFARTKKQLPCYIAYTNPETHAIIEGNFHRAPLFTGQIEGVGPRYCPSIEDKINRFRDKDQHHLFIEPQTFDNTECYINGMSTSLPVDVQEEMIHSVKGMENARIVRYGYAIEYDYVDPTELKHSLETKKIKNLFLAGQINGTTGYEEAAAQGLMAGINASLSLQGKEPLVLRRDEAYIGVLIDDLVTKGTKEPYRMFTSRAEYRLLLREESADVRLSGYGHELGLLPQDAYEKMLAKKEQIAQGVQLLKETKFTPNKEFIALLESMGEDKITDTIYAEQLAARKTFTVEKMVAIVPELEKFSDYIKEEILVEAKYSRYVEKQSQEIEKMKKYLTIEIPEGFDFKKVSGLSKEIVEKLEKFNPPTLQAASQISGVTPAALEILHIYIKISKR, encoded by the coding sequence ATGAATTATGACGTAATCGTGGTCGGCGCGGGACATGCAGGTGTAGAAGCTTCCCTTGCCGCTGCAAGAATGGGGCATAAAACCCTTTTACTTACTATGCTTGCCGAACAAGTGGGAGCAACAAGCTGTAACCCCGCCGTGGGCGGTCTTGCAAAAGGTCACTTGGTGCGCGAGCTTGACGCTCTTGGCGGCGAGATGGGACTCATTACCGATGAAGCGGGCATACAGTTTCGCATACTCAACCAGACAAAAGGACCAGCAGTTCGCGGAACCCGCGCGCAGATAGATATGGACAAGTACCGTATCATCGCCAGAAACAAGATCCTCCACACACCGAATATGGAGCTTAAACAAGAGACTGTAGAAGCACTCATCTTTGATGGCGACACGGTCGTTGGTGTAAGAACGGAGCTTTTCCACGAATACATGGCAAAACGCGTAATCCTTACGACGGGAACATTCTTAAAAGGTGTTATCCACATCGGCGAATACCAAAAGAGTGCAGGGCGTTTTGGAGAGTTTAGTGCAGAAAACCTCTCGGAGTCTTTAAAAAGTAGAGACGTACGTGTGGGACGTTTAAAAACGGGAACATGTGCGCGCATCGACAGCTCAAGCATCGACTTTAGCGTAATGGAAGAACAACCCGGCGATGACGTACCGACACCGTTTAGTTTTAGAACGGACCGTGAAGAGTTTGCACGCACAAAAAAACAGCTGCCGTGCTACATCGCCTACACAAACCCTGAAACTCACGCCATCATCGAGGGTAACTTTCATAGAGCTCCTCTTTTTACGGGGCAGATCGAGGGAGTAGGGCCGCGTTACTGCCCGAGCATCGAAGACAAGATAAACCGTTTTCGCGACAAAGACCAGCACCATCTTTTCATCGAACCGCAGACCTTTGACAACACAGAGTGCTACATAAACGGTATGAGCACATCTTTACCTGTTGACGTACAAGAGGAGATGATCCACTCCGTTAAGGGGATGGAAAATGCGCGCATCGTGCGTTACGGTTATGCCATTGAGTACGACTACGTAGACCCGACAGAACTCAAACACTCTCTTGAAACTAAAAAGATAAAAAACCTTTTCCTGGCAGGGCAGATAAACGGTACGACAGGTTACGAAGAAGCTGCAGCACAAGGGCTAATGGCGGGCATCAACGCTTCTCTTTCACTCCAAGGAAAAGAGCCGCTAGTCCTTCGCCGTGATGAAGCGTACATAGGCGTGCTCATAGACGACCTTGTAACAAAAGGAACAAAAGAGCCGTATAGAATGTTTACATCCCGTGCCGAATACCGTCTGCTTCTTCGTGAAGAGTCAGCAGACGTTCGCTTAAGCGGTTACGGTCACGAACTTGGACTTCTCCCGCAAGATGCATATGAAAAGATGCTTGCAAAAAAAGAGCAGATAGCCCAGGGTGTACAACTTTTAAAAGAGACAAAGTTCACACCGAACAAAGAGTTCATAGCACTGCTTGAAAGCATGGGCGAGGACAAAATAACAGACACCATCTACGCAGAGCAGCTTGCAGCGCGTAAAACATTTACGGTAGAAAAAATGGTTGCCATAGTGCCTGAGCTGGAAAAATTCTCAGACTACATCAAAGAGGAGATCTTAGTAGAGGCAAAATACTCCCGCTATGTAGAAAAACAAAGCCAAGAGATCGAGAAGATGAAAAAATATCTCACCATCGAGATCCCTGAGGGTTTTGACTTCAAAAAAGTAAGCGGACTTTCAAAAGAGATCGTGGAGAAACTAGAAAAGTTCAACCCGCCAACGCTACAGGCCGCTTCGCAAATAAGCGGAGTAACCCCCGCAGCTTTAGAAATACTGCATATCTATATAAAAATATCGAAACGATAA
- a CDS encoding diguanylate cyclase, giving the protein MIQSANKVNKKVSLIFIIFAIALIFSFISLENLFLGNQANKISLENAVKKTKERELFFKNFLDHASNTLHTVRKSRAFNEFLTQQNGEAIEDMKDMFKIIAKDDLSLMQLRYIDKEGYERIRIDREKENSEPFFIHQADLQNKSNRYYFFDSKNKPLEKVWFSALDLNIEHKKVEIPYKPTLRAVLPIEKNGHFDGILIINYFMKGFLQRFLNAPLYDMILINDQGYPLSHYDNSKSWGFYRHPKYNIKSDFANSADKILSGSITIHENFISKRLDLPIKDGLILIMQLKHKYQQDTSEQRSTLYLFIVLIVFFLAAITSVFLSSSVGKLYNELNKKLEKSQLKFFTLFKESLDAIVLIDPATQKFIEFNQKTLDMYGYTKEEFKNITVRDLEVNDTDDEIKKRQERIFEKGWNTFVTKHRTKNGLEKDVNVNAVTIMLDGMTYLYGTFHDITKEKKYERSLKKLLNQQEALMQIKTTGFVHLKNRRFLWTNEIFDEMFGYAKGELQGKDARIIYADEQTYLEYGKEAYETLAEAGVYTGEIECVKKDSTPIVLRVSLTALKHSDSEALGVFIDITKEKEQQKLINSQKDELEAIFSVSKDGIAILDLQTNFLDCNKAYLEMTGFTKEELLSKSCLELTAPEDYEHALEAVEIVKKEGYLKSFNKTCIVKNGKKLFVNMSISMMPDNKRLLVTTKDITEMKKYEKELEFIAHYDSLTGLPNRILKSDRLNQAMLHVQRNGGYLAVVYLDLDGFKEINDTYGHEIGDKVLIEVSKRMKFALRNEDTLSRLGGDEFVAIIADMNDRSVASPVLERLLNAANEPILIGKLDLQVSASIGVTFYPQDSELDGDQLIRQADQAMYVAKQAGKNRYYIFNS; this is encoded by the coding sequence ATGATTCAAAGTGCCAACAAAGTCAATAAAAAAGTTTCACTGATATTTATAATTTTCGCTATTGCTCTCATCTTTTCATTCATCTCTCTTGAAAATCTTTTTTTGGGCAATCAGGCAAATAAGATATCGCTTGAAAATGCGGTAAAAAAAACAAAAGAGAGAGAACTTTTCTTTAAAAATTTTCTCGATCATGCTTCAAATACGCTTCATACCGTCAGAAAATCCAGAGCCTTTAACGAGTTTCTTACACAACAAAACGGAGAAGCTATCGAAGATATGAAGGATATGTTCAAGATAATAGCAAAAGACGATCTCTCCTTGATGCAGTTGAGGTATATAGACAAAGAGGGATATGAAAGGATAAGAATCGATCGAGAAAAGGAAAACAGCGAACCGTTTTTTATTCATCAAGCAGATCTGCAAAACAAATCTAACAGGTACTACTTCTTCGACTCAAAAAACAAACCTCTGGAAAAAGTATGGTTTTCCGCGCTTGATCTCAACATCGAACATAAAAAAGTCGAGATCCCTTACAAACCGACCTTAAGAGCCGTCCTTCCCATCGAAAAAAACGGACATTTTGACGGTATACTCATCATCAACTATTTTATGAAGGGTTTTTTGCAGAGATTTTTGAATGCGCCTTTATACGATATGATCCTGATAAATGACCAAGGATACCCGTTGTCTCATTATGACAATTCAAAAAGCTGGGGGTTTTATCGGCATCCCAAGTACAATATAAAAAGCGATTTTGCGAACTCCGCAGACAAAATACTCTCCGGCAGCATAACGATACATGAGAACTTTATCTCAAAAAGATTGGATCTGCCGATCAAAGACGGCCTGATACTGATAATGCAGTTAAAACACAAATATCAGCAGGATACGAGCGAGCAAAGATCGACTTTGTATCTGTTTATCGTGTTGATAGTATTTTTCCTCGCGGCTATTACAAGCGTCTTTTTGTCTTCAAGTGTCGGAAAACTCTACAATGAACTCAATAAAAAGCTGGAAAAATCCCAACTAAAATTTTTTACTCTTTTTAAAGAGTCTTTAGATGCGATCGTTTTGATCGATCCGGCTACGCAGAAATTTATAGAGTTCAATCAAAAGACTTTGGATATGTACGGGTACACGAAAGAGGAGTTTAAAAACATAACCGTCAGGGATCTGGAAGTAAACGATACGGACGATGAGATCAAAAAACGACAAGAGCGCATCTTTGAAAAAGGGTGGAACACGTTTGTAACAAAGCACAGAACAAAGAACGGGCTTGAAAAAGATGTAAACGTAAATGCGGTAACCATAATGCTTGACGGCATGACGTATCTCTATGGAACGTTTCATGATATAACAAAAGAGAAAAAATATGAACGCAGTCTCAAAAAGCTTTTAAATCAGCAAGAAGCACTGATGCAGATAAAAACCACGGGTTTCGTGCATTTGAAAAACAGACGTTTTTTATGGACCAACGAAATATTTGACGAGATGTTCGGATATGCTAAGGGAGAGCTGCAGGGTAAAGATGCGCGCATAATATATGCTGATGAGCAGACGTACTTAGAGTACGGAAAAGAGGCGTATGAAACTTTGGCTGAAGCCGGTGTCTACACGGGAGAGATAGAGTGTGTCAAAAAAGACTCTACGCCTATAGTGCTTCGTGTCAGCCTCACCGCGCTTAAACATTCGGATAGCGAAGCTTTGGGTGTTTTCATAGATATCACGAAAGAAAAAGAGCAGCAAAAGCTCATCAATAGTCAAAAAGATGAACTCGAAGCTATTTTTAGTGTTTCAAAAGACGGCATAGCGATCTTGGATTTGCAGACCAATTTTCTCGACTGCAACAAAGCCTACCTGGAGATGACCGGCTTTACAAAAGAGGAGCTTTTAAGCAAGTCATGTCTGGAGCTGACTGCACCGGAGGATTACGAGCATGCACTAGAAGCGGTAGAGATCGTAAAAAAAGAGGGGTATCTAAAATCTTTTAACAAAACCTGCATAGTCAAAAACGGCAAAAAGCTTTTTGTGAATATGTCAATATCTATGATGCCCGACAATAAAAGGCTGCTCGTAACCACAAAAGATATAACGGAGATGAAAAAATATGAAAAAGAGCTTGAATTTATAGCTCATTACGACTCCTTGACCGGTCTGCCGAACCGTATTTTAAAATCCGACAGGCTCAATCAAGCGATGCTTCATGTACAGAGAAACGGAGGCTATCTTGCGGTCGTATATCTTGATCTGGACGGATTTAAAGAGATCAACGACACTTACGGACATGAGATCGGGGACAAGGTCCTCATCGAGGTGTCAAAACGTATGAAGTTCGCACTGCGCAACGAAGATACCCTCTCAAGGCTCGGCGGAGATGAGTTTGTGGCGATCATCGCCGATATGAACGACAGATCGGTTGCATCGCCCGTGCTTGAGCGTCTTTTAAATGCCGCGAACGAACCTATACTCATCGGTAAGTTAGACCTGCAGGTATCTGCAAGTATAGGAGTTACTTTTTATCCGCAAGACAGCGAACTTGACGGCGATCAGCTTATCCGCCAGGCCGATCAGGCGATGTACGTGGCAAAACAGGCGGGTAAGAACAGATACTACATCTTTAACTCATAA
- a CDS encoding pyrimidine/purine nucleoside phosphorylase: MSKFTNVDVVKEANIYFDGKVTSRTVEFSNGEKKTLGIMQVGEYTFGTGDAEIMEILQGEFSVKLPGSDAFVDMSAPCEFNVPANSSFDIKVKTITDYCCSYIK; the protein is encoded by the coding sequence ATGTCAAAGTTTACAAACGTCGATGTCGTTAAAGAAGCAAATATCTATTTTGACGGAAAAGTCACAAGCCGTACCGTTGAATTTTCAAACGGAGAGAAAAAAACTCTTGGGATCATGCAAGTAGGTGAGTACACTTTCGGCACGGGTGATGCAGAGATAATGGAAATTTTACAGGGAGAGTTCTCTGTAAAACTACCGGGTAGCGACGCATTCGTAGATATGAGCGCACCGTGCGAGTTTAACGTACCTGCAAACAGCTCGTTCGATATCAAAGTAAAAACCATTACGGATTACTGCTGCTCATACATAAAATAG
- a CDS encoding succinylglutamate desuccinylase/aspartoacylase family protein, translating into MSGVKFIIGSQEIPKNSNVVINLELPKLYNTPTNLPIRVIRGKKEGPVVFISAAVHGDELNGIEIIRRFKKLEILQKLKGTVILVPIVNVYGIMTLSRYLPDRRDLNRSFPGSSKGSLTSRVAKIFFQEIVKKCDLGIDLHTASIHKSNLPQIRTNLDNEYTFKLAKAFQAPVILHSELRDGSLRAAAQENGVPILLYEAGEALRFDETSIRIGVKGLVNVLRENGMLPKKGMKKSMKIPIISKTSQWIRAGESGILRTIKALGDTVKKEETIAYIDNPLEDGNFEIKAVFDGVIIGKSEIPLVQEGDAVFHIAKFRNLEAAEDKIEYFNEDAFEQSEFIELNEEDTIE; encoded by the coding sequence ATGTCCGGTGTGAAATTTATCATAGGATCTCAGGAGATCCCAAAAAATTCCAATGTCGTTATCAATCTTGAACTGCCCAAACTCTACAACACGCCTACAAACCTGCCCATAAGGGTTATACGGGGTAAAAAAGAGGGACCGGTCGTTTTTATCAGCGCCGCGGTGCACGGCGACGAACTTAACGGCATAGAGATCATAAGAAGATTTAAAAAGCTCGAGATCCTGCAAAAGCTCAAAGGAACCGTTATTCTCGTTCCTATCGTAAACGTTTACGGGATAATGACGCTCTCGCGATATCTGCCCGACAGAAGAGACCTTAACAGAAGTTTTCCGGGAAGTTCCAAAGGCTCTTTGACAAGCAGGGTAGCAAAGATATTTTTCCAAGAGATAGTAAAAAAATGCGATCTGGGAATAGACCTGCACACGGCGTCCATCCATAAATCGAACCTTCCTCAGATCAGGACGAATCTGGACAACGAGTATACATTCAAGCTTGCAAAAGCATTTCAGGCACCCGTGATTCTGCACTCAGAGCTCAGGGACGGATCACTCAGAGCAGCCGCTCAGGAAAACGGCGTGCCGATACTGCTGTATGAAGCGGGAGAAGCACTCCGATTTGATGAAACAAGTATCAGAATAGGCGTAAAAGGACTTGTAAACGTACTGAGAGAAAACGGAATGCTGCCAAAAAAAGGGATGAAAAAAAGTATGAAGATCCCCATCATAAGCAAAACCAGTCAATGGATCCGTGCCGGAGAAAGCGGGATACTAAGAACTATCAAGGCACTTGGAGATACGGTAAAAAAAGAGGAGACAATCGCATATATCGACAATCCTTTAGAAGACGGAAATTTTGAGATAAAAGCCGTCTTTGACGGCGTTATCATCGGAAAATCGGAAATCCCGCTGGTTCAGGAAGGAGATGCGGTATTTCACATCGCAAAGTTCAGAAACCTTGAGGCGGCCGAAGACAAGATAGAGTATTTCAACGAAGACGCGTTTGAACAAAGCGAGTTCATAGAATTAAACGAAGAGGACACGATAGAGTAG
- a CDS encoding peptidase M42 gives MEQFYDILKQLIRIPSVVGAEHPFFMFVKRELEEIGVTVEYYDGVLVAKGDDPSSGYLSAHSDRNGLICTGHNEFQYAAFIAKNRADLTGNSNSEQMLNNFTSRFVDEKVQAYQPWSGSYLGLGVIKEAYLCTRRNNIIFKVEGFDHLFPGTPIAFMDKLEIKDDLISAQLDNVLSVAIIIYMYQIGYRGTAFFTSSEEAGKSWRFLLEWFKRFDISTDELLVLDTSPYKTLEELKNIDIVLRHRDANAVFRSSLKEKIKKIAIKEKIRYQFKDTYLKNKMAQNGTKGSIGVTELGRLIHATKGAIQGTTLQIPTIGYHTVNETTSDKAVQSIITVLKRLYIGVA, from the coding sequence ATGGAACAGTTCTACGATATTTTAAAACAATTGATACGCATACCGAGCGTCGTAGGGGCCGAGCACCCGTTTTTTATGTTCGTCAAGCGCGAGCTCGAAGAGATAGGCGTTACCGTCGAATACTATGACGGCGTTTTGGTCGCAAAAGGAGATGACCCCTCAAGCGGATACCTCTCTGCTCATTCGGATAGAAACGGGCTTATCTGCACCGGACACAACGAGTTTCAGTATGCGGCATTCATAGCAAAAAACAGAGCCGATCTGACGGGAAACTCAAACTCTGAGCAAATGCTAAACAACTTTACGAGCCGTTTCGTGGATGAAAAGGTCCAGGCGTATCAGCCGTGGTCGGGAAGCTATCTGGGTCTTGGCGTCATCAAGGAAGCATATCTTTGTACAAGACGAAACAACATCATCTTCAAAGTCGAAGGGTTCGACCATCTTTTTCCCGGAACACCGATCGCTTTTATGGACAAGCTGGAGATCAAAGACGACCTCATCAGCGCGCAGCTTGACAACGTTCTCTCGGTCGCCATCATCATCTATATGTACCAGATAGGATACCGGGGAACGGCATTTTTCACATCTTCTGAAGAAGCGGGAAAAAGCTGGAGATTTTTGCTCGAATGGTTCAAGCGGTTCGATATTTCGACCGATGAACTGCTTGTTTTAGATACCAGTCCCTACAAGACGCTTGAAGAGTTAAAAAATATAGATATAGTACTCAGACACAGAGATGCAAATGCCGTTTTCCGATCATCGCTAAAAGAGAAGATCAAAAAGATCGCGATAAAAGAGAAGATACGTTACCAGTTCAAAGACACCTATCTCAAAAACAAAATGGCTCAAAACGGAACTAAAGGCTCGATCGGCGTCACCGAGCTGGGAAGGCTTATCCATGCCACAAAGGGAGCTATACAGGGTACGACCCTTCAGATACCGACGATCGGGTACCATACCGTCAATGAGACTACATCGGACAAAGCGGTGCAAAGCATCATCACCGTTTTAAAGAGACTGTATATCGGCGTCGCTTAA
- the rimK gene encoding 30S ribosomal protein S6--L-glutamate ligase, whose product MRVYILSRNKKLYSTKRLVEAAQQRGWEVRVIDYLKCSIEIMKGHLRINYLGEELPVPDAIIPRIGASRTFYGTAMVRHFEMMECFSVTGSLAIKRSRDKLRSLQILSKNGVDMPRTVFASNKSSAKDVIALSGGAPLILKILEGTQGVGVVLVDSEKAAKSVLDAFYGMEVNLLVQEYIEEAGGADIRAFIVGGEVVGAMKRQGAEGDFRSNLHQGGSASAHKLSRKEKAVALAAAKSMGLGVCGVDMIPSSRGPLVMEVNSSPGLEGIEKSTNIDIASKIMDYIAKNVTPKSDTVSKKKKLKKDSIGA is encoded by the coding sequence ATGAGAGTCTATATATTATCGAGAAACAAAAAACTTTACTCTACAAAAAGACTTGTGGAAGCTGCACAGCAAAGAGGGTGGGAAGTAAGAGTCATCGACTACCTGAAGTGCAGTATCGAGATCATGAAGGGGCATCTCAGAATCAACTATCTGGGAGAAGAGCTTCCCGTTCCCGATGCCATCATTCCGCGTATCGGTGCGAGCAGGACGTTTTACGGTACGGCTATGGTAAGACACTTTGAGATGATGGAGTGTTTCAGCGTCACGGGAAGTCTTGCGATCAAAAGAAGCAGAGACAAACTAAGAAGTCTTCAGATCCTCTCTAAAAACGGCGTGGATATGCCCCGTACCGTCTTTGCATCGAACAAATCAAGCGCCAAAGACGTTATAGCACTCAGCGGAGGCGCACCGCTTATCCTTAAAATACTCGAAGGTACGCAGGGAGTCGGCGTAGTTCTGGTAGACAGTGAAAAAGCGGCAAAATCCGTCCTTGACGCATTTTACGGTATGGAAGTAAACCTGCTGGTTCAAGAATACATAGAAGAAGCGGGCGGAGCAGATATCAGAGCCTTCATCGTCGGCGGCGAAGTCGTAGGTGCTATGAAACGACAGGGAGCCGAAGGAGACTTCAGATCGAACCTGCATCAGGGCGGAAGCGCGAGTGCACATAAGCTCTCGCGCAAAGAGAAGGCTGTCGCGCTTGCGGCGGCCAAATCGATGGGTCTTGGCGTATGCGGAGTGGATATGATCCCTTCATCCCGCGGTCCGCTTGTCATGGAGGTGAATTCATCTCCTGGTCTTGAGGGAATAGAAAAATCTACGAATATAGATATCGCGAGTAAGATAATGGATTATATAGCAAAGAACGTGACTCCTAAAAGCGACACCGTTTCCAAAAAGAAAAAGCTGAAAAAGGACAGCATAGGAGCATAG